Within Runella rosea, the genomic segment AAAAGGCGGTTTCAAAAGGTAATTTTTTAGACCATCAGAAATTTCGTACGTTGAATAAAGTATCTTATCAAACAATACTGGAGCATCTTGTAGTTCAAAAATACTGTACCTACTAAAGTTGAATTCGTAATGAATTCTTTTGTATGCCGAATTTGGCGGTGACTGTAATGAATCTTCTCGGTTGATTAGTGCGTTGTGAATGTAGTTCCATCCTTCCCATTGTTCTGGATAGGAGGCCACATATTTGGCAAAAAAATCGAAAAGATACTGTAATGTTTTGGTTGAAAACTCTTCTCTGGAAGTTCCTGATTCAGCTTTTATGGCCTCACCAGCATATAGCATATTGGTGCGGTCGGGCTTACGGTACGAAACAACGGGGACGAGTGGCACGCCAGTGATGTAACTAAGATAGGTCATCCCTTTGCGTGCGTTAATTTTTTGACTTAGAAAGTCCACTGGATCAAGTTTTTCATCTCCTGTACCAGTGTTGCCATCTAAGTATACCAACAATGATCTGCCAGATTTAAGCTCTCGGACCAACTTTAGTAAAATTTGAGGGTCCTCAGCATTTAATACACTTACCTCACTGGTGGTATCATATTTCTCCTTCATGCGAGCAGTATAGCTCATCATGGATTCGATTTGTTTACTATAAACGTCCTGCCTGACGATGGTTGAGAAGTTGTGCCCCATCCTGATAAGCAGGTTTGCAATGATCCTATAAGAACCTAAGTGAAACGTGCAGAAAATCTGTGGCGTTTTGTTGGATTTAAGCGATTTTATATTGCCTTTGACATCGCAGAAGTCACCAATTTGCAGTAAATTGCGTTCGAAACTTTCAAAAGCTAAATTTGTTAATAAACTTTTGAAAAGTTCGGCATGTTCTGATTGGGGAATTTCTGGGAGAAAGTTGGTAAGGTTGGCCGAAAAAATAGCAAACCTTACCGTATAACCTTCCTCTTCATGTAAATTCACTCGGTTGAGCGCGTCTTCACAGTCAAGAAGTGCACGTTTATAATTGGCCAAATCCGAGGTTCTCATGCGAATATAATTAAAGAGCTAATGATTGTTCTGCCTGCTTCTCAAGTGAGATACCGTAGCAAGAAGCCATTGGATCTTTATCACCGAAATTCAGGAGGCGGCTTGATTCGTTTTTAGCGTAGAATTTGCCTTCTTTGATGAATGAGTTCAAAGCTTTTTTTGGTTGGATGCTGAATGACTTTTTCATAATTGTTGTGTTTTGAATTAAGTGAAATAATGATTTTAAAATATTGATTTACAATTCCTTGTGTTAAAAGATTTTGTTATATTTATCGTTCTAATCTTTCGACAATGCAAAGGTAGAGTACATCTAAGTTGCAGCCTATCCGTACTAATTGCTATATTTGCAGTGCTTTATAGTCATTATTGACTATTTTGTGTACTTATGCAGTAGTCAAAGTGTGAAAGTTGAAGTTGTTATCAGGTAGTGTAGAGCGTTTTTTGTTATTATGAGTTCACTGACTCTGACTCGGTCTCTTTACAGGAGTCCACAAAATGGATTGATATTTTTGCTGGTGATAGTCCTCTTCTTTGAGATCATAGGATGGGCTATATCACCGGAGAATAAGCTATATACTTACAGCTCTTACCAAACGCTCTTCTCTTACTTAAAGAATCTGTTTCTGGGCTTACTTGCGCCTGAATTTTGTACGCTCTACATAATGGTATTTTTAATTGATGTCTTCCACCGTTTTCTCGGAATTCGGAAGATTAATATCAATTTCTCATCCATGATTAAATATGAGGCGGCATTTCTGCCTTTGTTCTTTATTTCTTTCTTCTTATTCTTCCCGATTACCTTACACGTTCGCTTTTTACTGAGAGAGTTTCCAAACTATTCGCTACATCGCTACATTGAATTGTACGTCTTTCAAGGATTTACCCTGCAAACCTATCTGATGTATCTGCCATTTGTGGTGTTGTTAGGGTATATATTAGTAAATGCCTCGTTGGTAAAAGATTTTTTAGAAAGTGGGAATTCGTCTCAGGTAAAAATTACTCCCATTATCCCCACTACTACCGTTTTTATACCAATAGAACCCCCAACCCCTGCATTACAAGAAGCGG encodes:
- a CDS encoding LpxL/LpxP family acyltransferase, yielding MRTSDLANYKRALLDCEDALNRVNLHEEEGYTVRFAIFSANLTNFLPEIPQSEHAELFKSLLTNLAFESFERNLLQIGDFCDVKGNIKSLKSNKTPQIFCTFHLGSYRIIANLLIRMGHNFSTIVRQDVYSKQIESMMSYTARMKEKYDTTSEVSVLNAEDPQILLKLVRELKSGRSLLVYLDGNTGTGDEKLDPVDFLSQKINARKGMTYLSYITGVPLVPVVSYRKPDRTNMLYAGEAIKAESGTSREEFSTKTLQYLFDFFAKYVASYPEQWEGWNYIHNALINREDSLQSPPNSAYKRIHYEFNFSRYSIFELQDAPVLFDKILYSTYEISDGLKNYLLKPPFVNPKQALGKFIFKELVRQGILI